In Syntrophotaleaceae bacterium, a genomic segment contains:
- a CDS encoding efflux RND transporter permease subunit codes for MKFTDLFIQRPVLAMVVSLLILIAGLQALRSINVRQYPRSESATITVTTVYVGADAELVRGFITTPLERAIAAADGIDYIESQSALGVSTINVRLELNYDPTKALAEISSKVDQVRNDLPPEAEVPVINIESAESQFAAAYLSFTSDILEQNEITDYLVRVVQPRLAALQGMQRANILGARTFAMRIWLHPDKMTAYDITPREVRAALAANNFLSTLGRTKGALIQVNLTANTNLTSVREFKRLVVRQENGAIVRLEDIADVVLGAEDYDTEVRFSGQTAVFMGIWALPNANSLDLVHLVRQEMEEIQRELPSGMEARVAYDATEYIDNAIHEVTKTLLETLLIVVVVIFLFLGSLRSALVPIIAIPLSLIGAVFLMQAFGFTLNLLTLLAIVLSVGLVVDDAIVVVENVERHLSEGKKPLEAALMGARELVGPIIAMTITLAAVYAPIGLQGGLTGSLFREFAFTLAGAVGISGIVALTLSPIMSARLLKPGMEEKGLAGMISRGFHRLRDAYARWLGATLRMRPAMYGIWIVVSLLAIPMYRLSPAELAPTEDQGVIFGILEGSANATLDQTIIFADAANRIFLDVPETEFTFQLTSASSGFGGMVAEPWEKRDRTIFEILPEVQARLESLPGIRMFPVTPAPLPGGGQFPVEFIIASTAETERILEFATQLKDKAAASGMFAFPPTIDVKIDQPQAEFIIDRDKVADLGLNLQQVGGDLSAMVGGDFVNRFDIAGRSYKVIPQIQRTGRLNPDQLQRITIAGPGGDPIKLATIADIRQKTVPRSLNRFQQLNAVKISGVSIRPLDETLTYMEEEAAKLLPNGYTIDYTGESRQLRQEGTKFLQAFTLAVILIFLVLAAQFNSFRDPFVILAGSVPLAMFGALLFTFLKIPDPNVPFFTSGWTTTLNIYSQVGLVTLVGLVAKNGILIVEFANQLQRRGLGKLAAVHEASLTRLRPILMTSVATIAGHFPLTLVSGAGAEARNSIGLVLVGGMFIGTLFTLFVVPAIYMLVARDHAKDRTHATVGS; via the coding sequence ATGAAATTCACCGACCTCTTCATACAGCGTCCCGTCCTCGCCATGGTGGTCAGCCTGCTGATTCTGATTGCCGGTCTCCAGGCCCTGCGCTCCATCAATGTCCGTCAGTATCCGCGCAGCGAGAGCGCAACCATTACCGTCACCACCGTCTATGTCGGAGCCGATGCCGAACTGGTGCGGGGCTTTATCACTACCCCGCTGGAGCGGGCCATCGCCGCCGCCGACGGCATCGATTACATCGAGTCGCAGAGTGCACTCGGGGTCTCCACCATCAATGTGCGGCTGGAGCTCAACTACGACCCGACCAAGGCGCTGGCCGAAATCAGTTCCAAAGTCGATCAGGTGCGCAACGACCTGCCGCCCGAGGCGGAAGTGCCGGTCATCAATATCGAATCGGCGGAGAGTCAGTTCGCCGCGGCCTACCTCAGTTTCACCTCGGATATCCTCGAGCAGAACGAAATCACCGACTATCTGGTCCGGGTGGTGCAACCCCGCCTTGCGGCTTTGCAGGGAATGCAGCGGGCGAATATCCTCGGCGCCCGTACCTTTGCCATGCGCATCTGGCTGCACCCGGACAAGATGACAGCCTATGACATCACGCCCCGTGAGGTGCGGGCGGCTCTGGCCGCCAACAACTTCCTGTCCACCCTCGGGCGGACCAAGGGCGCTCTGATCCAGGTCAATCTGACGGCGAATACCAACCTGACTTCGGTCAGGGAATTCAAACGTCTGGTCGTGCGCCAGGAAAACGGTGCGATTGTACGTCTGGAAGATATCGCGGATGTGGTCCTGGGCGCCGAGGATTATGACACCGAGGTGCGCTTTTCCGGTCAGACCGCGGTTTTCATGGGGATTTGGGCTCTTCCCAATGCCAACAGTCTGGATCTGGTTCATCTGGTCCGCCAGGAGATGGAGGAGATTCAGCGGGAATTGCCGAGCGGCATGGAGGCACGGGTTGCCTACGATGCCACCGAATATATCGACAACGCCATTCACGAAGTGACCAAAACCCTGCTCGAAACCTTGCTCATCGTGGTAGTGGTCATTTTTCTTTTTCTGGGCAGCCTGCGTTCGGCGCTGGTGCCGATCATCGCCATTCCCCTGTCCCTGATCGGCGCCGTCTTTCTGATGCAGGCCTTCGGCTTCACCCTCAATCTGCTGACCCTGCTGGCGATTGTCCTGTCCGTGGGGCTGGTGGTGGATGATGCCATCGTCGTGGTGGAAAACGTCGAACGCCATCTGAGTGAAGGGAAAAAGCCGCTCGAAGCCGCGCTGATGGGAGCCAGGGAACTGGTCGGTCCGATTATTGCCATGACCATCACTTTGGCGGCGGTGTATGCCCCGATCGGCCTGCAGGGAGGTTTGACCGGCTCCCTGTTCCGTGAATTCGCCTTTACTTTGGCCGGCGCCGTCGGGATTTCCGGCATCGTTGCCCTGACCCTCTCGCCCATTATGTCGGCGCGACTGCTCAAACCCGGCATGGAAGAAAAGGGGTTGGCAGGAATGATTTCCCGCGGCTTTCACCGGCTGCGCGATGCCTACGCGCGCTGGCTGGGAGCCACCCTGCGCATGCGCCCGGCCATGTACGGGATCTGGATCGTTGTCAGCCTTCTGGCGATCCCCATGTACCGCCTGTCTCCCGCCGAACTGGCGCCAACGGAGGACCAGGGGGTCATCTTCGGCATCCTCGAAGGGTCCGCCAATGCGACTCTCGATCAGACCATCATCTTTGCGGATGCCGCCAACCGGATTTTTCTCGACGTGCCCGAGACGGAATTTACCTTTCAGCTGACTTCGGCCTCCTCAGGTTTCGGCGGCATGGTCGCCGAGCCCTGGGAAAAACGGGATCGGACCATCTTCGAAATCCTGCCGGAAGTCCAGGCCAGACTCGAGTCCCTCCCCGGCATCCGCATGTTCCCGGTCACCCCGGCGCCCCTGCCCGGAGGCGGTCAGTTTCCGGTCGAGTTCATCATCGCATCCACTGCGGAAACGGAACGAATTCTGGAATTCGCCACCCAGTTGAAGGACAAGGCTGCCGCGAGCGGAATGTTTGCCTTCCCCCCGACCATTGACGTCAAGATCGATCAGCCCCAGGCCGAATTCATTATCGATCGCGACAAGGTCGCCGATCTCGGCCTCAATCTGCAGCAGGTGGGGGGCGATTTGAGTGCCATGGTTGGCGGGGATTTTGTCAACAGATTCGATATCGCGGGGCGCAGTTACAAGGTCATCCCCCAGATCCAGCGCACAGGCCGTCTCAATCCCGATCAGCTGCAGCGCATCACCATTGCCGGCCCCGGCGGAGACCCCATCAAACTGGCCACCATTGCCGACATCAGGCAAAAAACCGTTCCCCGCTCCCTGAACCGCTTTCAGCAGCTCAACGCTGTGAAAATCAGCGGCGTGTCCATCCGGCCCCTGGACGAGACCCTGACCTATATGGAGGAGGAAGCAGCCAAATTGCTACCCAATGGCTATACCATCGATTACACCGGGGAGTCCCGCCAGTTGCGGCAGGAAGGAACGAAATTCCTGCAGGCCTTCACCCTGGCGGTCATCCTCATCTTCCTGGTGCTGGCCGCTCAGTTCAACAGTTTCCGCGATCCCTTCGTCATTCTTGCGGGATCGGTCCCTCTCGCCATGTTCGGTGCGCTGCTTTTCACCTTTCTGAAGATTCCCGATCCCAATGTCCCCTTTTTCACCAGCGGCTGGACCACGACCCTCAACATCTATTCCCAGGTCGGCCTGGTCACCCTGGTCGGACTGGTTGCCAAAAACGGCATCCTGATCGTGGAATTTGCCAACCAGTTGCAGCGCCGGGGTCTGGGAAAACTGGCCGCCGTGCATGAGGCCTCATTGACCCGTCTGCGGCCGATTCTCATGACCAGCGTCGCCACCATTGCCGGACACTTTCCACTGACCCTGGTCAGTGGGGCCGGGGCAGAAGCGCGGAACTCCATTGGACTGGTGCTTGTCGGCGGGATGTTTATCGGCACCCTGTTCACCCTGTTCGTGGTACCGGCCATTTACATGCTCGTGGCACGGGATCATGCCAAAGACAGAACCCACGCCACTGTCGGATCGTAA
- a CDS encoding ADP-ribose-binding protein — protein sequence MRDICGNLWDFLGRTPLGITTGGAVGPKGDCIMLRGCARQARDRFPSLPQKLGTLILTRGNHVFSLGDGIFSFPVENSPFEFPDLRLIERSCQELLALVAAQGWPEVVLPRPGCGTGGLEWPTVRPLLESCFDDRFLIISL from the coding sequence ATGCGGGACATCTGCGGCAACCTCTGGGATTTTCTCGGCCGCACCCCTTTGGGCATCACCACCGGCGGGGCGGTCGGCCCCAAGGGAGATTGCATCATGCTGCGCGGTTGCGCCCGCCAGGCCCGCGATCGTTTTCCCTCCTTGCCGCAAAAACTCGGCACCCTGATCCTGACCCGGGGCAACCATGTCTTTTCTCTTGGGGACGGTATCTTCAGTTTTCCCGTCGAGAACAGCCCCTTCGAATTCCCGGATCTTCGCCTGATCGAAAGATCCTGCCAAGAACTCCTGGCTCTGGTGGCCGCCCAGGGCTGGCCCGAAGTGGTCCTGCCCCGCCCCGGCTGCGGGACCGGCGGCCTGGAGTGGCCGACGGTCCGACCCCTTCTCGAATCCTGTTTCGATGACCGCTTCCTGATCATTTCCCTTTAA
- a CDS encoding PAS domain S-box protein → MDCLDKDPLIHHLIGSIPDFIAVIDRDFRVVVCNWGGGYDYVPSEKRAGEIICYKTFRSDQSGPCRDCCAEEVFQTGEPCIRETVHPLIGHQEMRCSPLLDQDGNITRVMVQICEINAKKQAEKALLDSEAGYRMLVESQVDPICRWRPDGTLTFVNEAYCRFMGKSRDQLLGSRIPDLLSQADRRSFEDHMTSLIAEPRIAQFEQKIVTCDEGYRWFIWSDRPISDDDGELLEFQSVARDVTTIRLALENLRQSEERFREVFENDLTANLVATVNGQVVDCNTAYVRLFGFSSVEQARSMCALHLFQSQESASKLMDFIRREKRLENYEWETKRLDGTPLSLIANVIGVFDDEGELTYLRAFLFDNTELKNLQKQFLHAQKMEAMGRLAGGVAHDFNNLLTIISGYGEYLLQETSDGNMQTCLEQICRAADQAAALTSQLLTFSRRQVCQATEINLNTLAADLQDMLKRTLPADIELLVISDPRLGFVRADYGQMEQVLLNLAVNARDAMPNGGRLTIETVNIEFGENSSSWPAGLKPGGYVMLSVSDNGIGMDSETMSHIFEPFFTTKESGKGTGLGLSTVYGIVQQSEGQVFVCSTPGVGTTFRIYLPRIEDVDQSARIESAPPQAAMGAGTVLLVEDNDVVRELTHLVLQGGGYSVLQAQNAEEAVNIFEQRPDEIDVLLTDIVMPGRSGVSLAAELRRLKPDLKVLLVSGYPKDAFEDQSILDSGAHFLQKPFSPFSLSQKVREVLSGV, encoded by the coding sequence GTGGACTGTCTGGATAAGGATCCCCTGATACATCATCTTATTGGCTCCATTCCGGATTTCATCGCCGTCATCGATCGCGACTTTCGGGTGGTTGTCTGCAACTGGGGCGGAGGCTACGATTACGTTCCCAGTGAAAAAAGGGCTGGTGAAATTATCTGTTACAAAACTTTTCGTTCAGATCAAAGCGGTCCCTGCCGGGACTGTTGTGCAGAAGAGGTGTTTCAAACCGGAGAGCCCTGTATCAGGGAGACAGTGCATCCTCTTATAGGGCATCAGGAGATGCGATGTTCTCCGCTCTTGGATCAGGACGGAAATATAACCAGGGTCATGGTGCAGATCTGTGAAATCAACGCTAAAAAACAGGCGGAGAAGGCGCTGCTCGACAGTGAAGCCGGTTATCGGATGCTGGTCGAGAGCCAGGTAGATCCCATCTGCCGCTGGCGTCCGGACGGCACCCTAACTTTTGTGAACGAAGCCTATTGCCGTTTCATGGGCAAATCCCGGGACCAGTTGCTCGGTTCCAGGATTCCTGATCTGTTGTCGCAGGCGGACCGCAGGTCTTTTGAGGACCATATGACCTCCCTGATCGCGGAACCGCGGATTGCCCAGTTCGAGCAGAAAATCGTCACCTGCGATGAAGGTTATCGCTGGTTTATCTGGAGCGATCGTCCCATCAGTGACGATGACGGCGAGCTGTTGGAGTTTCAGTCGGTGGCGCGGGATGTGACCACCATTCGATTGGCCCTGGAAAATCTCCGGCAAAGCGAAGAGCGTTTCCGGGAGGTTTTCGAAAACGATCTGACCGCCAATCTTGTGGCCACTGTCAATGGACAAGTCGTCGATTGCAACACGGCCTATGTGCGCCTGTTCGGATTTTCGTCCGTCGAGCAGGCCCGCAGCATGTGCGCTCTGCACCTTTTCCAATCTCAGGAATCCGCTTCCAAACTGATGGACTTCATTCGAAGGGAAAAAAGACTGGAAAATTACGAGTGGGAGACGAAAAGGCTTGACGGAACGCCGTTGTCCCTTATTGCGAACGTGATAGGAGTTTTTGATGACGAGGGAGAGCTGACCTACCTGCGTGCCTTTCTATTTGACAATACCGAACTTAAAAATTTGCAAAAGCAGTTTCTGCATGCCCAGAAAATGGAAGCTATGGGGCGTCTGGCCGGGGGTGTCGCCCACGATTTCAATAACCTGCTGACGATCATCAGCGGCTACGGCGAGTACCTCCTGCAGGAAACCTCCGACGGGAACATGCAAACTTGCCTGGAGCAGATCTGCAGGGCGGCGGACCAGGCCGCTGCCCTGACGTCCCAATTGCTGACCTTCAGCCGAAGACAGGTGTGCCAGGCCACGGAAATCAATCTCAATACCCTTGCGGCCGATCTGCAAGATATGCTCAAACGGACTCTTCCGGCGGATATTGAGCTGCTTGTCATCAGCGATCCCCGGCTGGGTTTTGTCAGGGCAGACTACGGTCAGATGGAGCAGGTCCTTCTCAATCTGGCCGTAAATGCCAGAGATGCCATGCCGAATGGCGGCCGACTGACTATCGAAACCGTGAATATCGAGTTCGGAGAAAATTCCTCTTCCTGGCCGGCCGGACTGAAGCCCGGAGGTTATGTCATGCTTTCGGTCTCCGATAACGGCATCGGAATGGACAGCGAAACCATGAGCCACATTTTCGAGCCTTTCTTTACCACCAAGGAAAGCGGCAAGGGGACAGGTTTAGGACTTTCGACGGTCTACGGCATCGTCCAGCAGAGCGAAGGGCAGGTATTTGTCTGCAGCACGCCGGGAGTGGGAACGACCTTCAGAATCTACCTGCCCCGGATCGAAGACGTCGACCAGTCCGCGCGGATCGAATCTGCCCCGCCCCAAGCGGCCATGGGCGCGGGCACCGTGCTGCTGGTTGAAGACAACGACGTCGTGCGGGAGTTGACCCATCTGGTTCTTCAGGGAGGCGGGTATTCCGTGCTGCAGGCGCAGAATGCCGAAGAGGCGGTCAATATTTTTGAACAGAGGCCCGATGAGATTGATGTTCTGCTGACCGATATTGTGATGCCGGGTCGAAGCGGCGTTTCGCTGGCGGCCGAGTTGAGACGGCTCAAACCCGATCTCAAGGTACTGCTCGTGTCCGGTTACCCCAAGGATGCTTTTGAGGACCAGTCGATTCTGGACTCGGGGGCCCACTTCCTGCAAAAACCCTTCAGCCCGTTTTCCCTCAGTCAGAAGGTGCGGGAGGTTCTTTCAGGTGTGTAG
- a CDS encoding fasciclin domain-containing protein, whose protein sequence is MPNILETIESNSSLKTLSKAVKAAGIEDALKKPGPYTFFAPSDTAFDKVNLEAILADKDKIRSILQYHLVAEKRSADELDAKNVFTLLTEYGKSLSVYLDENVIMIDNAHIVEPDIECSNGVIHIIDNVFLPQHSGWYETTA, encoded by the coding sequence ATGCCCAACATACTGGAAACCATCGAATCGAACAGCTCTCTCAAGACATTGTCCAAAGCCGTGAAAGCCGCCGGCATCGAGGACGCCTTGAAGAAACCGGGTCCCTATACCTTTTTTGCTCCAAGCGACACCGCCTTCGACAAGGTGAATCTGGAGGCAATTCTGGCCGACAAGGACAAAATCCGTTCCATTCTCCAGTACCACCTGGTTGCGGAAAAACGTTCGGCTGATGAACTGGATGCCAAAAATGTCTTCACCCTTTTGACCGAGTACGGCAAAAGTCTTTCGGTCTATCTGGATGAAAACGTGATCATGATCGACAACGCCCACATCGTCGAACCGGATATCGAATGCTCCAACGGAGTTATTCACATCATCGACAACGTTTTTCTGCCCCAGCATTCCGGCTGGTACGAAACCACCGCCTGA
- a CDS encoding efflux RND transporter periplasmic adaptor subunit produces MTKRILAVVLGLLLLIGILAGIKFLQIRKMIAQQAGFVPPAETVTVAEVKSADWETLLTAVGSVEAVQGVTVAAELPGKVDRIAFEPGANVSRDTLLVKQDTSSEQALLPGAEAALAKAKRDLQRGETLLADNIISQAEYDTALATWQQASAEVANIRATIAKKHIRAPFGGRLGIRLVNLGEMLEAGQTIVSLQSLDPIFVNFMLPQQHLSQLHTGLKVRLTTDALPDRIIEGRITTINPEVDPATRNIRVQATLDNSDGALRPGMFASVAVVLPSVREVLVIPATAILYAPYSDSVFVVEKKPAEAPGGDGLMVRQQFVRLGEKRGDYISVQAGLAEGEKVVTTGVFKLRNNQAVVVDNALSPDFKLNPTPEEG; encoded by the coding sequence ATGACCAAACGCATCCTTGCCGTTGTTCTCGGCCTGTTGCTGCTGATCGGCATTCTTGCAGGCATCAAGTTCCTCCAGATCCGAAAAATGATCGCCCAGCAGGCCGGCTTCGTCCCCCCTGCGGAAACGGTCACCGTGGCTGAAGTTAAAAGCGCCGACTGGGAAACCCTGCTGACCGCAGTCGGCTCTGTTGAGGCGGTGCAGGGGGTGACGGTGGCCGCGGAACTCCCGGGCAAAGTCGATCGAATAGCCTTTGAACCGGGAGCCAATGTGAGCAGAGACACCTTGCTGGTGAAGCAGGATACTTCCTCCGAGCAAGCCCTGCTGCCCGGTGCCGAGGCCGCCCTGGCCAAAGCCAAACGGGACCTGCAACGGGGGGAAACCCTGCTGGCGGACAATATTATTTCGCAGGCCGAGTACGATACTGCCCTGGCCACCTGGCAACAGGCATCCGCAGAAGTTGCCAATATCCGTGCCACTATTGCCAAAAAACATATCCGGGCGCCCTTTGGCGGGCGCCTGGGCATACGCCTGGTCAATCTTGGCGAGATGCTTGAAGCGGGGCAAACGATTGTTTCTCTTCAGTCACTCGATCCCATCTTCGTCAATTTCATGCTCCCCCAGCAGCATCTGTCCCAACTTCACACCGGTCTGAAAGTGCGCCTGACCACGGACGCTCTTCCTGACAGAATCATCGAGGGGAGGATCACCACCATCAACCCCGAAGTCGATCCGGCCACACGCAATATCAGGGTGCAGGCGACTCTCGATAACTCTGACGGCGCCTTGCGGCCCGGCATGTTCGCCAGCGTGGCCGTCGTGCTGCCCTCCGTCAGGGAGGTTCTGGTCATACCGGCAACCGCGATTCTCTACGCTCCCTACAGCGATTCGGTTTTCGTCGTGGAAAAAAAGCCTGCTGAAGCCCCCGGAGGGGACGGCCTGATGGTGCGCCAGCAGTTCGTGCGCCTGGGAGAAAAGCGCGGTGACTACATCAGTGTGCAGGCCGGCCTGGCGGAAGGAGAAAAAGTGGTGACGACCGGGGTTTTCAAACTGCGAAACAATCAGGCGGTCGTGGTGGACAATGCCTTGTCGCCGGATTTCAAGCTGAATCCGACGCCGGAGGAAGGGTAA
- a CDS encoding DUF5320 domain-containing protein, producing the protein MPRGDKTGPMGFGARTGRGMGFCAGFDRPGSANPSFGRGLGRAWGKGGGFGRGMRCGWVGRGYYPMAEEVFPYNPANEAAGLKAEIDGLEKTLTALKKRLDEVKGTEEE; encoded by the coding sequence ATGCCAAGAGGAGATAAAACGGGACCGATGGGATTTGGGGCCAGGACAGGCAGAGGCATGGGATTTTGTGCCGGTTTCGACAGGCCCGGTTCTGCCAATCCTTCCTTCGGAAGAGGCCTTGGCCGCGCTTGGGGGAAAGGCGGAGGCTTCGGCAGAGGAATGCGCTGCGGCTGGGTCGGTAGAGGATATTACCCCATGGCGGAGGAGGTTTTCCCCTATAATCCGGCAAATGAGGCCGCAGGTCTCAAGGCTGAAATTGATGGTCTTGAGAAGACGTTGACGGCTCTCAAAAAAAGACTGGATGAGGTGAAGGGCACTGAGGAAGAATGA
- a CDS encoding class II fructose-bisphosphate aldolase encodes MSETTHYKELGLVNTRDMFRKAVGGGYAIPAYNFNNLEQLQAIVTACVETASPVIIQVSKGARSYANETMLRYMAMGAVKMAREMGSGIPIALHLDHGDSFELCKSCIESGFSSVMIDGSHLPYEDNIALTRRVVELAHQQDVTVEGELGILAGIEDEVQAEHSTYTRPEEVEDFVRKTGVDSLAISIGTSHGAYKFKVKPGEEPPGLRFDILEEIEKLVPGFPIVLHGSSSVVIEYVDLINRFGGRMEGAVGVSEEQLRRAAASSVCKINIDSDGRLAVTAKIREYLAGHPEEFDPRKYLGEARKELIRLIKHKNQAVLGSAGKA; translated from the coding sequence ATGTCGGAAACAACTCACTACAAGGAATTGGGTCTGGTCAATACGCGGGACATGTTTCGAAAAGCTGTAGGCGGAGGATACGCCATCCCCGCTTACAACTTCAATAATCTTGAACAGCTCCAGGCCATTGTAACGGCCTGCGTGGAGACGGCATCGCCGGTCATCATCCAGGTCAGCAAAGGCGCCCGAAGCTATGCGAATGAAACCATGCTGCGCTACATGGCGATGGGAGCGGTAAAAATGGCCCGGGAAATGGGATCCGGCATCCCGATCGCCCTCCACCTGGACCATGGGGATTCCTTTGAGCTCTGTAAATCCTGCATTGAGTCTGGGTTTTCCTCGGTCATGATCGATGGTTCCCATCTGCCCTACGAGGACAACATCGCCTTGACCCGCAGGGTCGTCGAATTAGCTCATCAGCAGGATGTGACTGTCGAAGGGGAGCTGGGAATCCTGGCAGGTATCGAGGATGAGGTGCAGGCGGAGCATTCCACCTATACACGCCCTGAGGAGGTGGAGGATTTCGTCCGCAAGACGGGGGTCGATTCCCTGGCCATTTCCATCGGCACCAGCCATGGAGCCTATAAATTCAAGGTGAAACCTGGTGAGGAGCCTCCGGGGCTGCGCTTCGACATTCTGGAAGAAATCGAAAAGCTCGTGCCCGGGTTTCCCATTGTCCTGCACGGCTCTTCCAGCGTGGTCATCGAATATGTGGACCTGATCAACCGTTTCGGCGGTAGGATGGAAGGTGCCGTAGGCGTGTCGGAAGAACAGCTGAGGAGGGCGGCAGCCAGCTCGGTCTGCAAGATCAACATCGATTCCGACGGTCGCCTGGCCGTTACCGCCAAAATACGGGAATATCTGGCCGGACATCCCGAGGAATTCGATCCGAGAAAATATCTGGGCGAGGCCCGCAAGGAGCTGATCCGGCTGATCAAGCACAAGAACCAGGCGGTGCTGGGAAGTGCCGGAAAGGCCTGA